In Pirellulales bacterium, the genomic stretch AATTGATCGTCGGACAACGCCAGCATTTCCGGCTGGAGCGCCCCGCCCAAAAACACGCGTATCAACACTTTTCCCTCGGGCGCGCGGCCCGGAAACTTCACGCTGGAAAAACTGGCCGAGAGAATTTTTCGCCGCTCGATGGCCGGCACCACGAAGCCAAAACTATCGAGGGGATGAGCAATTTGCGAACGATCGTAGCCCAGCACGACAATCGCTGAGCCGGCATATTCCACTTCCGACACTTCCCGCGCCAACTCCGCATTCACGCCTCGCAGCAACTTGCCCGTGACTGCCGCCGAAGTAGCCAAAATCACGCCGTCGAAAAGCTGGGGTTGTTCCCGCCCCCCGGCAGAGCCGGGGGCTAACTGTTCACTCACCACTAACCACTCACTACTCACTTTCTCCTGTCCACTGACCACCGACCACTGACCACTAGCTCTTTCCACCCGCTGCACCGCCGCATTCAATCGCACACATCCAGCCGGCAACCGCGCGGCAATCGCCTCGACCAAACTACTCATTCCTTCCCGCGGAGCCACAAACATGCTGTACCGCGCCCCGCTGTCTCCCTCTCCCTCTGGGAGAGGGCCGGGGTGAGGGTGCTGCTCGTTCCCTTTCCGTCTTGCCCGAACTGCCCGCCGCAAACTCCCCCACTGCCGTTCCATTTCCAAATATCGTGGCAGCGTCGCCGCCAGGCTCAGCTTTTCCGGATCGGCGGTGTAAATGCCGCCGACCAATGGCTGAACCAGCCGCTCAAACGCCTCGCGTCCCAGCCGCCGCCGAGCGAAACCGGCCACGCTTTCGTCATGCTGATCGGTCCGCGGCGGCACAAATCGTTCGCAAGCCAAACGCAGCTTCCCGCGCCAACTTAAAATCGGCGAGCGCATGATCGGTCCCAACCATTTCGGCGACATCAGCACAAATCCCTCGGGTACCCGCTCCAATTTTCCCCGGGCCACGACCATCGCCCCGCGATGGGCCGGCTCGGTCGGAATGAGTTGATCGGCAAAGCCAATTCGCCGGCACAAATTGACCGCGGCCGGCACGGTGGTGATGAAACTATCGGCGCTTTGCTCGATCAGAAAGCCATCTTGCCGAACTGTGCGAATCACGCCCCCCAACCGCTCGCTGGCTTCAAACAACACCACCTCGGCCTCTGGCGCAAGCTCCAGCACGCGGTGCGCAGCCGCCAGGCCGGAAATCCCGCCGCCAATCACGGCAATTCGCTTCGTCGCACTTGTAGCAGCCGACATGTTGGTGACCCGTCAAAAATGTAAACCATCGACCACGGATGATGGCATTCCTGATGCCACACGTTAAGATAAGCGAAGCTGCGCCACCATTACCACTGGTTTATCTCATGTCCCATTTATTACTTGCCGCTGATGTCATTGTGCGCAACGTGTACGATACCGACGGTTATGCCGTCGGTTGGTTTACGCTCTCGCTCATCAACGCCGGA encodes the following:
- the hemG gene encoding protoporphyrinogen oxidase codes for the protein MSAATSATKRIAVIGGGISGLAAAHRVLELAPEAEVVLFEASERLGGVIRTVRQDGFLIEQSADSFITTVPAAVNLCRRIGFADQLIPTEPAHRGAMVVARGKLERVPEGFVLMSPKWLGPIMRSPILSWRGKLRLACERFVPPRTDQHDESVAGFARRRLGREAFERLVQPLVGGIYTADPEKLSLAATLPRYLEMERQWGSLRRAVRARRKGNEQHPHPGPLPEGEGDSGARYSMFVAPREGMSSLVEAIAARLPAGCVRLNAAVQRVERASGQWSVVSGQEKVSSEWLVVSEQLAPGSAGGREQPQLFDGVILATSAAVTGKLLRGVNAELAREVSEVEYAGSAIVVLGYDRSQIAHPLDSFGFVVPAIERRKILSASFSSVKFPGRAPEGKVLIRVFLGGALQPEMLALSDDQLRRTAEEELRDLLGISGSAGLSQVFRWLASMPQYHLGHLWHLQYINQHVAELPGLALAGNAYEGVGIPQCIKSGEEAAERIFKNDQ